In one window of Halomarina pelagica DNA:
- a CDS encoding TrkA C-terminal domain-containing protein codes for MVPTQPIISLLVIFALSLLIVRIGSIALRMTGLSPDVASFQSTSAFSGAGYTTEEAEQTVATSERRKIIKALIRLGSVGLVSVIASLVLSFTDSQGGNGLNLVYILTGVVLLVLAARSEWLNRLLTPLIEWSLERTTDLELRDYTEMLGLQREYRVAEIDVEEDDWLANTTPDECDLSDEGILLLGIQRNGSYVGAPGSDTEIKPGDSVLLYGKEDRLQELSERNASDVQSHKDAVEEHEEELETEDRLIK; via the coding sequence ATGGTACCCACACAACCCATTATCTCATTGCTGGTTATTTTTGCACTGTCACTACTGATCGTCCGGATTGGATCGATCGCACTTCGAATGACGGGGCTCTCTCCGGACGTCGCCTCGTTTCAGTCGACGTCGGCGTTCTCCGGCGCTGGATATACAACAGAAGAGGCAGAACAGACAGTGGCGACATCAGAACGGCGAAAGATCATCAAGGCGCTCATCCGACTGGGAAGCGTGGGGTTAGTGAGTGTCATCGCGTCCCTCGTCCTCTCGTTCACCGATTCTCAGGGAGGAAACGGTCTCAACCTCGTCTATATCCTTACCGGGGTCGTTCTACTTGTTCTTGCCGCGCGCAGTGAGTGGTTGAATCGACTGCTAACCCCGCTCATCGAATGGTCGCTCGAACGGACAACGGACCTCGAACTTCGAGATTATACAGAAATGCTCGGCCTTCAACGAGAGTATCGCGTTGCGGAAATCGACGTGGAGGAGGACGACTGGCTCGCAAACACAACGCCAGACGAGTGCGACCTTTCTGATGAAGGGATCCTCCTACTCGGAATCCAGCGGAATGGTTCCTACGTGGGGGCGCCCGGTTCAGACACGGAAATCAAGCCCGGTGACAGCGTATTGCTCTATGGAAAGGAAGACCGGCTACAGGAACTCTCGGAGCGTAATGCAAGCGACGTGCAATCGCATAAAGATGCTGTTGAAGAACACGAAGAGGAACTCGAAACGGAAGACCGGCTCATCAAGTGA
- a CDS encoding bacterio-opsin activator domain-containing protein: protein MITITEISVPAESFTLGQLFTAEPDIVIELERLVPLREDEIIPQLRISGADSDAITRILDEASAVEKVETLIDIDGRILCELRWNSSINGLLQALLDADARILAARGSAEKWEFQLQFKNHGDLAIFRNGIRKNDIPLTLRSITNPTAIENEELLTAEQSDALITAFDEGYFEIPRDIEQAELAVLLGISGNSLAEAPPRDSETHRSSIRSR, encoded by the coding sequence ATGATTACAATCACCGAGATCTCTGTGCCGGCCGAGTCGTTTACGCTGGGGCAACTGTTCACCGCTGAGCCAGATATTGTGATTGAACTTGAGCGATTAGTCCCTTTGCGAGAAGACGAGATTATTCCCCAGCTCCGGATAAGCGGTGCTGATTCCGATGCTATCACGAGAATACTTGACGAGGCATCGGCCGTCGAAAAGGTTGAGACGCTGATTGACATCGACGGTCGGATCTTGTGCGAACTCCGATGGAACTCCAGCATCAACGGGCTTCTCCAAGCACTCCTTGATGCTGATGCTAGAATTCTCGCGGCGAGGGGATCGGCAGAAAAGTGGGAATTTCAGCTTCAGTTCAAAAATCATGGGGATTTAGCCATATTCAGAAACGGAATTCGGAAAAATGATATTCCGCTCACGCTCCGATCCATAACTAATCCAACAGCAATTGAGAATGAAGAACTACTTACAGCCGAACAATCGGATGCGCTCATCACGGCCTTTGACGAGGGATACTTCGAAATACCTCGAGATATCGAACAAGCTGAACTGGCGGTCCTTCTCGGAATCAGTGGCAACTCTCTCGCAGAGGCTCCGCCGAGGGACAGCGAAACTCATAGAAGCAGCATACGAAGCCGGTGA
- a CDS encoding response regulator — MIIQKDFKRQWGMIRISQAVIVSLLRSKFCTLMEVYLNRIDPTFQVTVRTSAEEGLQYLAENEVDCILSDYEMPEIDGLDLLETVRTQGYDLPFILVTGRGSEEIASEAISAGVSDYIQKSAAGEQYELLANRIRNLVQKYRTDQQIQRVYEAIEIVDEGISLIDVNGEFVYVNKRYADILGYTPNELIGKHWSILYRDEAETSTLKEQISPDIPGSESSDYWTGQTVKQRNDGTRVRTDHRLAYTSDEIMVCLLSNPTEVDTDYEGPVVEMV; from the coding sequence ATGATAATTCAGAAGGATTTCAAACGTCAATGGGGGATGATAAGGATTTCACAAGCCGTGATCGTTTCTCTTCTTCGATCAAAATTCTGCACGTTGATGGAGGTCTATTTGAACCGGATCGATCCCACGTTCCAGGTTACAGTGCGTACCTCCGCCGAGGAAGGGCTTCAGTATCTTGCCGAAAACGAGGTGGATTGTATATTAAGTGATTACGAAATGCCCGAGATAGACGGACTCGACTTATTGGAGACAGTCCGTACACAGGGGTATGACCTGCCATTTATTCTCGTCACCGGGAGGGGGTCAGAGGAGATCGCAAGCGAGGCCATCAGTGCTGGCGTGTCTGACTACATCCAAAAATCAGCAGCCGGAGAACAGTATGAGCTCTTGGCAAACCGAATCCGGAATTTGGTTCAGAAATACCGAACTGACCAGCAGATACAGCGGGTTTACGAAGCTATCGAAATCGTTGACGAAGGCATTAGCCTAATCGATGTTAACGGGGAGTTCGTATACGTTAATAAACGGTATGCGGACATTCTCGGATACACTCCTAATGAACTGATTGGGAAGCATTGGTCCATCCTCTATCGGGATGAGGCAGAAACCAGCACTCTCAAAGAGCAGATTTCCCCGGATATTCCGGGCAGTGAATCTTCGGATTACTGGACCGGTCAGACCGTTAAACAACGTAATGACGGTACCCGGGTACGAACGGATCATCGACTCGCCTACACTAGTGATGAGATAATGGTTTGCTTGTTGTCGAACCCTACCGAAGTGGATACAGACTATGAGGGCCCTGTTGTTGAAATGGTTTAA
- a CDS encoding DUF2391 family protein — translation MPRTPRFKLSDLVQQIVGGLFVAGPLVITEETWRLAERMEVPHVVFTMVIVFLTGYGLLYKADTQHNLSIESDIGLGGVIPRRFLSLILVSYLSVGLLAFAFAAPSTFAVTNAVTLRAISISAIFSMIGAATADTILGRR, via the coding sequence ATGCCGAGAACGCCGCGATTCAAACTTAGTGATCTCGTACAGCAAATCGTCGGTGGTCTCTTCGTGGCGGGACCACTCGTGATAACCGAGGAAACGTGGCGCCTCGCCGAGCGGATGGAGGTTCCGCACGTTGTTTTCACGATGGTGATCGTCTTCCTCACCGGATATGGACTACTGTACAAAGCGGATACGCAGCACAATCTTAGCATCGAGAGCGATATCGGACTCGGTGGCGTTATCCCCCGTCGATTTCTCTCGCTCATTCTGGTTTCGTACCTTTCAGTCGGACTGCTCGCGTTCGCCTTTGCCGCTCCGTCGACGTTCGCTGTGACCAACGCGGTGACCCTCAGAGCAATTAGTATAAGCGCCATCTTTAGCATGATCGGCGCTGCAACCGCCGATACGATTCTCGGACGACGGTAA
- a CDS encoding HdeD family acid-resistance protein, giving the protein MSHATESILTVTGENWWLVALRGVLVIVFGILAFVWPGITLFVLVILFGAYAIVDGVFAFVSAYRASKNRDTAWPFLLEGILGVIAGIVAFLWPNITAIALLYVIAAWALVTGAFELYAAVKLRRELESEWWLALSGVASVIFGLLLVFLPGPGALAVVWLIAAYAIVFGVLLLALAIRLRRWQSGDRTARESTTPT; this is encoded by the coding sequence ATGAGCCACGCTACAGAAAGCATACTGACTGTCACGGGCGAGAACTGGTGGCTAGTTGCGCTCCGAGGAGTCCTGGTGATCGTATTCGGCATACTGGCGTTCGTCTGGCCGGGAATCACATTGTTCGTACTGGTTATTCTGTTCGGGGCGTACGCTATCGTTGACGGTGTGTTCGCCTTTGTGAGTGCGTACCGGGCCTCCAAGAATCGCGATACTGCGTGGCCGTTTCTTCTCGAGGGGATCCTCGGCGTCATTGCGGGGATTGTTGCTTTCCTGTGGCCAAACATTACAGCAATAGCACTGCTGTATGTCATCGCAGCGTGGGCTCTTGTGACTGGGGCCTTCGAGCTGTACGCGGCGGTCAAACTCCGACGGGAGCTCGAAAGTGAGTGGTGGCTCGCGCTGAGCGGCGTCGCGTCCGTGATCTTCGGATTGCTTCTCGTCTTTTTGCCCGGCCCCGGCGCACTCGCGGTAGTCTGGTTGATTGCCGCATACGCGATCGTCTTTGGCGTGTTATTGCTCGCGCTCGCAATACGACTGCGTCGCTGGCAAAGTGGTGACCGAACAGCCAGAGAATCTACGACACCCACCTAG
- a CDS encoding helix-turn-helix domain-containing protein, producing MSVLAEFTLSSEEFHFGEVLSRNFPRHVELKQVVPIERGATPYFWAEDDDSARFEETLRGYQCIKSLKRIDQIGDHVLYRIQSSEETNIFTGILESDGILLQASGDTTWKLQTLFSNRNELKNFFDFCTDNEIGIQVKRVVPLSDTDEDGGDFGLTSKQRKALAVAADHGYFKSPSDVTLDDIGNELGVSSQACSKRIRRGVEKLVTNALETTK from the coding sequence ATGAGCGTCTTGGCCGAGTTCACACTTTCTTCGGAGGAGTTTCACTTCGGGGAAGTTCTCTCTCGAAATTTCCCAAGGCACGTTGAACTCAAACAGGTAGTCCCGATAGAGAGGGGTGCCACTCCATATTTTTGGGCTGAAGACGACGATTCAGCTCGATTCGAGGAGACACTCCGAGGGTACCAGTGTATCAAGAGCCTCAAACGGATCGATCAGATCGGGGACCACGTCCTCTATCGAATTCAGTCGAGTGAAGAGACAAACATATTCACCGGTATTCTCGAATCAGATGGGATTTTGCTCCAAGCGAGTGGGGATACTACGTGGAAGCTCCAGACGCTCTTCAGCAACAGAAACGAGCTGAAAAACTTCTTTGACTTCTGTACGGACAACGAAATCGGCATTCAAGTCAAACGCGTGGTTCCGCTATCTGACACGGACGAGGATGGCGGGGATTTTGGATTAACTTCAAAACAGCGTAAGGCTCTCGCAGTAGCTGCCGATCATGGGTACTTCAAATCACCGAGCGACGTCACGCTTGATGACATCGGGAATGAACTTGGTGTCAGCTCGCAGGCATGCTCGAAACGCATTCGGAGAGGCGTCGAAAAACTCGTCACTAACGCCTTGGAGACCACAAAGTGA
- a CDS encoding redoxin domain-containing protein yields MSAKDYEFEYGTQAYPTEVLDSGQQAPEFTLYATPDQRLSLSELRGQPVILAFYPADWSPVCSDQMALYNEILSEFKRYDAQLLGLSVDSVWCHAAFSDARNLEFPLLADFEPKGDVANAYGVYRDEDGTAERALFVIDDEGEIRWSHVSPVGVNPGAEGILTALEDLRPTASEGSSTMGDGG; encoded by the coding sequence ATGAGTGCAAAAGATTACGAGTTCGAGTATGGTACTCAGGCGTATCCGACGGAAGTACTCGATTCCGGACAACAAGCGCCTGAATTTACGCTCTATGCCACACCTGACCAACGGCTTTCATTGAGTGAACTTCGCGGTCAGCCCGTGATTCTTGCGTTCTATCCCGCAGACTGGAGCCCGGTCTGTAGCGATCAGATGGCACTGTACAACGAGATTCTATCGGAATTCAAACGATACGATGCGCAGTTACTCGGGCTCTCGGTCGATAGCGTCTGGTGTCATGCTGCGTTCTCAGACGCTCGAAATCTCGAATTCCCATTGCTCGCAGATTTTGAACCGAAAGGCGATGTCGCTAACGCCTACGGTGTCTATCGGGATGAAGACGGTACAGCTGAGCGTGCCCTGTTCGTGATCGACGACGAGGGAGAAATCCGGTGGAGTCACGTCTCGCCCGTGGGTGTCAATCCAGGAGCGGAGGGGATTCTCACCGCGCTCGAAGATCTTCGACCCACCGCTTCGGAGGGCTCATCAACCATGGGTGACGGCGGATGA